The proteins below come from a single Chryseobacterium sp. MA9 genomic window:
- a CDS encoding DUF3817 domain-containing protein gives MDFIEKFFSKYPQEKIIKWFKQICVAEAVSCLLLYCVAMIWIRYDENLYSIIFISVIGSLHGLFFTLYLILCLPARKIYNWDDEDFVFALLSAFFPFATVWVDKKLARFDRE, from the coding sequence ATGGACTTCATCGAAAAATTTTTCTCAAAATACCCTCAGGAAAAAATCATCAAATGGTTTAAACAGATTTGTGTTGCAGAAGCTGTTTCATGTCTTTTACTGTATTGTGTTGCGATGATTTGGATCCGATATGATGAAAATCTATATTCTATTATCTTCATCAGTGTTATTGGCAGTTTACACGGATTATTTTTTACGCTTTACCTTATACTCTGCCTTCCTGCAAGAAAAATTTATAACTGGGATGATGAAGATTTTGTTTTTGCCTTATTATCTGCATTCTTCCCTTTTGCAACGGTTTGGGTAGATAAAAAGCTAGCCCGTTTTGACAGAGAATAA